The sequence below is a genomic window from Cloacibacillus sp..
AAAACAAGTCCAGCGACAGTCGTTAGGGTCGTAAAGCGTCTTGGGTATGATAGTTATAAAGATCTGCTGGAGCAGCTACAGCAGGTCATGATGGTTACCAATAATTCTGTTTGGTGGGAATTAGAGCAGGTTATGAATGATAACTCTGAGATGGATAAAGAACCGTCGTTGTCGTGGGTTTCACGAGATTCTATAGATGGTATAAAAAGTTCGCTTACAAGTCAGTTGATGGATTCTTTTGATAGTGCTATAGATCTTATGTTGGAGGCTAGGAAGATCGGTATTGTTGGTATGCGGTCAAGTAAATATGTAGCCGGATTTCTTCACTTTATGATGAACCAGCTTTTTTCTAATACTCATATGCTGGGGGCGTTGGGTACTGATGTTGCGTATGATGAGGTCCTGAATTTTTGTAGTGATGATCTTATCATAGCCGTATCACTTGGCGGTCCTCATTTTGTGATTCTTACTCATGAGATTATATCTTTTGCGAAAGATAATGATATCCCATCTATCCTAATTACGAATGATATGGGAAATCCTTCTATTGATAATGCTACGGTTACATTGTGTGTTGGAAGGACGAAATATCATTATTCCATTGTGCAGGCGATGGTATTGGCTGAAGCTATAATTACTGAGTTGGCTCTGAAGAAGAAAATCCAGGCCAGAAAAAAACTTAAAAATGT
It includes:
- a CDS encoding MurR/RpiR family transcriptional regulator, translating into MSMKIRDMPQPNDVFARLRAGIKDLPTQQKLICSYILEHYQQVAFYTVEELAQASKTSPATVVRVVKRLGYDSYKDLLEQLQQVMMVTNNSVWWELEQVMNDNSEMDKEPSLSWVSRDSIDGIKSSLTSQLMDSFDSAIDLMLEARKIGIVGMRSSKYVAGFLHFMMNQLFSNTHMLGALGTDVAYDEVLNFCSDDLIIAVSLGGPHFVILTHEIISFAKDNDIPSILITNDMGNPSIDNATVTLCVGRTKYHYSIVQAMVLAEAIITELALKKKIQARKKLKNVEDVLIEKGITMP